Proteins encoded in a region of the Acidobacteriota bacterium genome:
- a CDS encoding BrnT family toxin, with the protein MKFEWDVAKCQTNLAKHGIDFADVGPLFDGVTVTMPDDRFDYGEERFVTLGLLNGFVLVVVHTETDKVIRLISVRKATKNEEKSYFNEIAN; encoded by the coding sequence ATGAAGTTCGAGTGGGACGTCGCGAAATGCCAGACCAATCTTGCTAAACACGGCATTGATTTTGCCGATGTGGGGCCATTGTTTGACGGAGTAACTGTGACCATGCCGGACGACCGCTTTGATTATGGCGAAGAGCGTTTCGTCACACTCGGATTGCTCAACGGTTTCGTGCTGGTGGTTGTTCATACAGAAACTGACAAGGTCATCAGGCTCATCTCCGTTCGCAAGGCTACGAAAAATGAAGAAAAGAGTTACTTCAACGAAATCGCAAACTGA
- a CDS encoding BrnA antitoxin family protein: MKKRVTSTKSQTDWKRIKATKDKDIDFSDNPELTPAMFARAVVRRGLKPISRKTQLTLRVDDDVLDWFRLQGRGYQTQINALLRAYMEAHKQDVA; this comes from the coding sequence ATGAAGAAAAGAGTTACTTCAACGAAATCGCAAACTGACTGGAAACGCATAAAGGCGACGAAGGATAAAGACATTGATTTTTCGGACAACCCGGAATTGACACCGGCAATGTTTGCGCGGGCAGTGGTCAGACGCGGCCTCAAACCCATCTCACGCAAGACGCAATTAACACTGCGCGTAGACGACGATGTATTGGATTGGTTTCGGCTACAGGGACGCGGCTACCAGACACAGATTAACGCGCTGTTGCGGGCTTATATGGAAGCGCATAAGCAGGACGTGGCTTAA
- a CDS encoding DUF1585 domain-containing protein: MKRLLLKDERQIACNLTTQLIVFATGAPVQFSDRPQVEALLERAASKSYGVKTLLQLLSQSGLFRHK; this comes from the coding sequence TTGAAACGCCTGCTACTCAAAGACGAACGGCAAATCGCGTGCAACCTGACCACTCAACTCATTGTCTTTGCGACCGGCGCGCCAGTGCAATTCAGCGACCGTCCGCAAGTCGAAGCGCTGCTGGAGCGCGCGGCCAGCAAAAGCTATGGCGTGAAAACGCTGCTTCAGTTGCTGAGCCAGAGCGGATTGTTTCGGCATAAGTGA
- a CDS encoding DUF692 family protein: protein MSTFANRVQRLPRLGVGLSGEFNSGAKGIDVAWLKEHYPALVHFYEYGGDLERGLDDGVRRWAAHGGATTYHFLDINLEEQADLDQHWLTRTKTFAREIGAAWLCGDAGRWHFGARERGHGLLLPPILSRESALETAASIKTIESETGLFCLPENPPSVIYLGELHILDYFALVAEQADCGVLLDCAHLAIFQQTRGLSPLAALDNFPLDRIIEMHVAGGAYTEVEGYAYIEDNHSPEPLPATWEILEYVVPRAPNLKAIVFECEHNLPEACIANFERLNALFPVQAGVTAQ from the coding sequence ATGAGCACATTCGCAAACAGAGTGCAGCGGCTGCCGCGCCTGGGCGTCGGCCTTTCCGGCGAGTTCAACAGCGGCGCAAAAGGCATTGACGTCGCGTGGCTGAAAGAGCATTACCCGGCGCTGGTGCATTTTTATGAATACGGCGGCGACCTCGAACGCGGCCTTGATGACGGCGTGCGGCGCTGGGCCGCGCACGGCGGCGCGACGACCTATCACTTCCTCGACATCAATCTCGAAGAGCAAGCCGACCTCGATCAACACTGGCTGACGCGCACCAAGACGTTCGCCCGCGAAATCGGTGCGGCCTGGCTGTGCGGCGATGCGGGCCGCTGGCATTTCGGCGCGCGCGAACGCGGCCACGGGCTGTTGCTGCCGCCGATCTTGAGCCGCGAGTCCGCGCTGGAAACAGCCGCAAGCATCAAGACGATTGAAAGTGAAACCGGCCTGTTCTGTCTGCCTGAAAATCCGCCCTCGGTGATTTATCTGGGCGAGTTGCACATCCTCGATTATTTCGCGCTGGTGGCTGAACAGGCCGATTGCGGCGTCTTGCTGGATTGCGCGCACCTCGCCATCTTTCAACAAACGCGCGGTCTGTCGCCGCTCGCCGCGCTCGACAATTTCCCGCTCGACCGCATCATCGAAATGCACGTCGCGGGCGGCGCTTACACCGAAGTCGAAGGCTACGCTTACATCGAAGACAACCATTCACCTGAACCCTTACCGGCGACATGGGAGATTTTGGAATACGTCGTGCCGCGCGCGCCCAACCTCAAAGCCATCGTCTTTGAATGCGAACACAATCTGCCGGAAGCTTGTATTGCCAACTTTGAACGGCTCAACGCGCTGTTCCCCGTTCAAGCCGGAGTCACCGCGCAATGA
- a CDS encoding LLM class F420-dependent oxidoreductase yields the protein MHIGVSMFVTEYTIQPAELARELEARGFESLWLPEHTHIPASRRTPYPIGGDLPKEYWHTYDPFIGLMAAAAATERLRLGTGICLLIERDPITTAKEVATLDRLSNGRFIFGIGGGWNAEEMENHGTVYKTRWRLLRERVLAMKEIWTEEEAEFHGEFVNFDKIWAHPKPVQRPHPPIIMGGDGPTTFDRVIEYCDGWLPIAFAAGNLAERIAVLKQRAEAAGRDPNSISVTVSAVRPAPGIAEELAQAGAERVNFFLPAAGRETVLPLLDQYAGWVHS from the coding sequence ATGCATATCGGCGTATCCATGTTTGTCACCGAGTACACGATCCAACCGGCGGAGTTGGCGCGCGAATTGGAAGCGCGCGGCTTTGAATCACTCTGGCTGCCCGAACATACGCACATCCCGGCCAGCCGCCGCACGCCGTATCCCATCGGCGGCGATTTACCCAAAGAGTATTGGCACACCTACGACCCCTTCATCGGTTTGATGGCGGCGGCGGCGGCGACCGAACGCTTGCGCCTCGGCACGGGCATTTGTCTGTTGATCGAACGCGATCCGATCACGACGGCGAAAGAAGTCGCCACGCTGGATCGCCTGTCAAACGGGCGCTTCATCTTCGGCATCGGCGGCGGGTGGAATGCCGAAGAGATGGAAAATCACGGGACGGTTTACAAGACACGCTGGCGCTTGTTGCGCGAGCGCGTGCTGGCGATGAAAGAAATTTGGACGGAAGAGGAAGCCGAGTTTCACGGCGAGTTCGTCAACTTCGATAAAATCTGGGCGCACCCGAAACCGGTGCAGCGTCCGCATCCGCCGATCATTATGGGCGGCGACGGGCCGACGACGTTTGATCGCGTGATTGAATACTGCGACGGCTGGCTGCCGATTGCGTTTGCGGCGGGCAACCTGGCCGAGCGCATCGCGGTGCTCAAACAACGCGCGGAGGCGGCGGGCCGCGACCCCAACTCAATCAGCGTGACGGTTTCAGCCGTCAGACCGGCGCCCGGCATTGCCGAAGAATTGGCGCAAGCAGGCGCTGAGCGGGTGAATTTCTTCCTGCCCGCAGCGGGCCGCGAGACGGTGTTGCCGCTACTGGATCAGTATGCGGGCTGGGTTCATTCCTAG
- a CDS encoding PhoPQ-activated pathogenicity-related family protein, protein MKQILLSITRTLLLLLCATPVFAQAPAPAVAASEMTALDRYVAAPDPSYKYELVSTLPGNGYQTFVIELTSQTWRAPNEVDRTVWKHWLTIIKPDEVKHSNGFLYITGGNNGNPAPKAPDANLVNVATLTKSIVAELKMVPSQPLTFSDDKVARVEDGIIAYTWDKFIKGGDDQWPLRLPMTKAAVRALDTVQAFCNSAAGGNVKVDGFVVAGGSKRGWTTWTTAIVDKRVVAIAPIVIDLLNMIPSFQHHLAVYGYYAPAVGDYELMGIMDQQDSPRYKALMKIEEPYEYRQRLTLPKFIINATGDQFFLPDSWQFYYRDLLGDNRLRYVPNGDHSLSRTDAWFSVLAWYNAFLNKTPVPQYDWKIEKDGTIRVTTKDKPSEVKLWQASNGGARDFRLSSIGPRWQGTPLAAQANGEYVGKVPLPKTGWTAYMVELTFPSGLGLAPFKFTTGVKVLPDVEPARALVNGGK, encoded by the coding sequence ATGAAGCAAATTTTGTTGTCCATCACGCGCACGCTGTTGCTGTTACTGTGTGCCACGCCTGTCTTTGCGCAAGCACCTGCCCCCGCCGTAGCAGCCAGTGAGATGACCGCGCTGGATCGTTATGTCGCCGCGCCCGATCCGAGTTACAAATACGAACTCGTCAGCACGTTGCCGGGCAATGGCTACCAGACGTTCGTGATCGAACTGACCTCGCAAACCTGGCGCGCGCCCAACGAAGTGGATCGCACGGTCTGGAAGCATTGGCTGACGATTATCAAGCCTGATGAAGTCAAACACAGCAACGGATTCCTTTACATCACGGGCGGCAACAACGGAAACCCTGCGCCCAAAGCGCCCGACGCCAATCTGGTGAATGTGGCGACGCTGACCAAATCCATCGTGGCGGAACTCAAGATGGTGCCGAGCCAGCCGCTGACGTTTAGCGATGACAAAGTCGCGCGCGTCGAAGACGGCATCATCGCTTACACCTGGGACAAGTTCATCAAGGGCGGCGACGATCAATGGCCGTTGCGCTTGCCGATGACCAAAGCCGCCGTGCGCGCGCTGGATACGGTGCAGGCGTTTTGTAACAGCGCGGCGGGCGGCAACGTGAAGGTGGATGGCTTTGTCGTGGCGGGCGGTTCCAAGCGCGGCTGGACGACCTGGACGACGGCCATCGTGGACAAGCGCGTCGTCGCCATCGCGCCCATCGTGATTGATTTGCTCAACATGATTCCTTCGTTCCAGCACCATCTGGCGGTCTATGGTTATTACGCGCCCGCCGTCGGTGATTATGAATTGATGGGCATCATGGATCAGCAAGACTCACCGCGTTACAAGGCGTTGATGAAAATCGAGGAGCCATACGAATACCGCCAGCGGCTGACCTTGCCGAAATTCATCATCAATGCGACGGGCGATCAGTTCTTCCTGCCCGATTCGTGGCAGTTTTATTACCGCGATCTGCTGGGCGACAACCGCTTGCGTTACGTGCCGAACGGCGATCATTCGTTGAGCCGGACGGATGCCTGGTTCAGCGTGCTGGCCTGGTACAACGCCTTCCTGAACAAAACGCCAGTCCCGCAATATGACTGGAAGATCGAAAAGGACGGCACCATCCGCGTGACCACCAAGGACAAGCCCAGCGAAGTCAAACTCTGGCAGGCCAGCAATGGCGGCGCGCGCGATTTCCGGCTGAGTTCGATTGGCCCGCGTTGGCAAGGCACGCCGCTCGCGGCACAAGCTAATGGCGAATATGTCGGCAAGGTGCCGCTGCCCAAAACCGGCTGGACTGCTTACATGGTCGAACTGACTTTCCCCAGCGGTTTGGGACTGGCGCCGTTCAAATTCACCACCGGCGTCAAAGTGCTGCCCGATGTGGAACCGGCGCGCGCATTGGTGAATGGCGGGAAATAG
- a CDS encoding DUF1552 domain-containing protein, giving the protein MSIATQTTFARRSFLRGTGVALSLPLLDAMLPAFARAESNAVPRRFLAICNNLGVLPSKFFPAADAKGFNYQLSPYLEELRAHRQAFTVFSGVSHPDVDAGHPADNCFLTAAPHPSSGGFRNTISLDQFAAEHIGNQTRFPSLTLGVNIQAGQHSLSWTSGGVLIPCEEKPSEIFKRMFVTGTPAEVEAQVRRLALGQSVMDSVAEQTRRLQSNVGARDRERLDQYMTGVRDLEKRLGQAAEWEQKPKPVVSAQCPADTAAPRDYFEKVRLMYDLATLAFETDSTRLVALMLDSVNSPAITIGGETMSDSYHAISHHGRNPEKLRQHELADRLQMRALDKLFTDLKARQEGDDTLLDRTMILYGTNMGDANTHVTTNLPTLFAGGGFKHGQHLAFDRERNYPLPNLFVNVLQRLGIEADKFASSTGTMRGLELA; this is encoded by the coding sequence ATGAGCATTGCAACTCAAACCACCTTTGCCCGCCGCAGCTTTTTGCGCGGAACTGGTGTCGCGCTTTCGCTGCCCTTACTCGATGCGATGCTGCCGGCGTTTGCGCGCGCCGAAAGCAACGCCGTGCCGCGCCGCTTCTTGGCGATTTGCAACAATCTCGGCGTGCTGCCGTCGAAGTTCTTTCCGGCGGCGGATGCCAAAGGCTTCAACTACCAACTCTCGCCTTACCTGGAAGAGTTGCGCGCGCATCGCCAGGCGTTCACAGTCTTCAGCGGCGTCTCGCATCCTGACGTAGACGCGGGGCATCCGGCGGATAATTGCTTCCTGACTGCCGCGCCACACCCATCGAGCGGCGGCTTTCGCAATACGATCTCGCTCGATCAATTCGCGGCGGAACACATCGGCAATCAGACGCGCTTCCCGTCGCTCACGCTTGGCGTCAACATTCAGGCAGGTCAGCACAGCCTTTCGTGGACGAGCGGCGGCGTGTTGATTCCTTGCGAAGAGAAACCATCGGAAATTTTCAAACGCATGTTCGTCACCGGCACGCCCGCTGAAGTCGAAGCGCAAGTGCGGCGGCTGGCGTTGGGACAAAGCGTGATGGATAGCGTGGCCGAACAGACGCGCCGCCTGCAAAGCAACGTCGGTGCGCGTGACCGCGAACGGTTGGATCAATATATGACCGGCGTGCGCGACCTCGAAAAACGTTTGGGCCAAGCCGCCGAATGGGAGCAGAAGCCCAAGCCTGTCGTCAGCGCGCAATGTCCGGCAGATACCGCCGCGCCGCGCGATTACTTTGAAAAAGTGCGTTTGATGTACGACCTCGCCACGCTCGCGTTCGAGACCGATTCGACGCGGCTGGTGGCGTTGATGCTCGACAGCGTGAATTCGCCCGCGATTACCATCGGCGGCGAAACGATGAGCGACAGCTACCACGCGATTTCGCACCACGGCAGAAACCCTGAGAAATTGCGGCAACACGAATTGGCGGATCGCTTGCAAATGCGGGCGCTCGACAAACTGTTCACTGATTTGAAAGCGCGCCAAGAAGGCGACGACACGCTGCTTGATCGCACGATGATTCTTTACGGCACGAACATGGGCGATGCGAATACGCACGTGACGACGAATTTGCCGACGTTGTTTGCGGGCGGCGGTTTCAAGCACGGACAGCATCTGGCGTTTGACCGCGAACGCAATTACCCGCTGCCGAATCTGTTCGTGAATGTGCTGCAACGGCTGGGCATCGAGGCGGATAAATTCGCCAGCAGCACGGGCACGATGCGCGGGTTGGAATTGGCCTAA
- a CDS encoding D-2-hydroxyacid dehydrogenase, with product MGLKIWSNVKYDDATLVLLRAGTTEHELVCVRDDETAEAFLAEADILLGQPPVELFPRAANLRWVHLDSAGYERYDHAEIRVALQQRGIAFTNSSSVFDEPCAQHVLAMMLSLARRIPQAVAEQNGARAWRYTELRAQAYLLNGQTVLLLGYGAIARRLVELLTPLRLNLIALRRQPTGHESIPIITAAALPAYLPQTDHLINILPASAATRHFVNAERLQALKPGALFYNIGRGSTVDQDALLAALQANHLAAAYLDVTDPEPLPPAHPLWAAPNCFITPHTGGGHSNERARQARHFLENLRRYAAGEALLDRIV from the coding sequence ATGGGGCTGAAAATTTGGAGCAATGTGAAGTATGACGACGCCACCTTGGTGTTGTTACGCGCGGGCACCACTGAACATGAGTTGGTGTGCGTGCGGGACGACGAAACCGCCGAAGCATTTTTAGCCGAGGCTGACATTCTGCTGGGACAACCGCCAGTAGAATTGTTTCCGCGCGCGGCCAATTTGCGTTGGGTGCATCTGGACAGTGCCGGTTACGAACGCTACGACCACGCCGAGATTCGCGTCGCGTTGCAACAGCGCGGCATCGCCTTCACCAACAGTTCCAGCGTCTTTGATGAACCCTGCGCGCAACACGTCCTGGCGATGATGCTGAGCCTGGCGCGCCGCATCCCGCAGGCCGTCGCGGAACAAAATGGCGCGCGGGCCTGGCGGTACACCGAATTGCGCGCGCAAGCGTATTTGCTGAACGGGCAGACGGTCTTGTTGTTGGGTTATGGCGCGATTGCCCGGCGCTTGGTTGAGTTGCTGACGCCGCTGCGCCTGAACCTCATCGCCCTGCGCCGCCAGCCCACCGGCCACGAATCCATCCCGATCATCACCGCAGCGGCCCTGCCCGCATACCTGCCGCAAACCGATCACCTGATCAACATCCTGCCCGCCAGCGCGGCCACGCGCCATTTCGTCAACGCCGAACGCCTGCAAGCGCTCAAACCCGGCGCGCTGTTTTACAACATCGGACGCGGCAGCACCGTGGATCAGGATGCGCTGCTTGCGGCCCTGCAAGCCAACCATCTGGCCGCCGCCTATCTGGACGTGACCGACCCCGAACCGCTGCCGCCCGCTCATCCATTGTGGGCCGCACCGAATTGTTTCATCACGCCGCACACAGGCGGCGGGCACAGCAACGAACGCGCGCGGCAGGCGCGGCATTTTCTGGAGAATTTGCGGCGCTATGCAGCGGGTGAAGCGTTGCTTGACCGGATCGTTTGA
- a CDS encoding OmpA family protein produces MKNTRTLQLLLAALTVLALGLPAVAQQSETTTEKQQQETTKTANRTAQVSAGQRQKISGVILRQEGDNLFVRDYQGAEYTVSVNNSTKLRERKSNPFRGAKKYQTSDLSRGLAVEVEGRGNEAGALVADQIKFSETELRTASSIVSMVTPVEGRVAVTENRVTMAEQNAQRLSGQLEELSAVANMANGGAKAAQETADKAMTTATDALSSAKSANERITTTTENLNNRITTLDDYEAAKTVTLNFKVGSAVLSKDAKAALDEIAEQAKTEKGFVIQVAGFASADGNEALNRRLSQRRAEAVMSYLIENHDISQRRIVTPLGFGEARPAADNATREGRKENRRVEVAILVNKGLTPATTTSSLTPQQ; encoded by the coding sequence ATGAAAAACACCAGAACGCTTCAATTACTGTTGGCCGCATTGACTGTCCTCGCGTTGGGCTTGCCCGCCGTGGCACAGCAATCGGAAACAACGACCGAGAAACAACAACAAGAGACGACGAAGACTGCGAACAGGACGGCTCAGGTCAGTGCCGGGCAGAGGCAAAAAATCAGCGGCGTCATTCTGCGGCAGGAAGGCGACAACCTCTTCGTGCGTGATTATCAAGGCGCCGAATACACCGTAAGCGTGAACAATTCGACCAAGCTCAGAGAACGCAAGAGCAATCCGTTCCGGGGCGCGAAAAAATATCAAACTTCCGATCTCTCGCGCGGCTTGGCCGTGGAGGTCGAAGGGCGCGGCAACGAGGCCGGTGCGTTGGTCGCCGATCAAATCAAATTCAGCGAGACTGAACTGCGCACCGCGAGTTCCATCGTTTCGATGGTGACGCCGGTCGAAGGGCGCGTGGCGGTGACGGAAAACCGCGTGACCATGGCCGAACAAAACGCCCAGCGTCTGTCAGGCCAACTCGAAGAATTGAGCGCTGTCGCCAATATGGCGAACGGCGGCGCGAAAGCGGCGCAGGAAACGGCTGACAAAGCCATGACGACGGCGACGGACGCGTTGTCATCGGCCAAGTCCGCTAATGAGCGCATTACCACCACGACTGAGAATTTGAACAATCGCATCACGACCTTGGACGATTATGAGGCGGCCAAAACCGTGACCTTGAACTTCAAGGTCGGTAGCGCCGTGCTGTCCAAGGATGCCAAAGCCGCCTTGGATGAAATCGCCGAGCAGGCGAAGACTGAAAAAGGCTTTGTCATTCAAGTCGCCGGTTTCGCTTCCGCCGATGGCAATGAAGCGCTCAATCGCCGTCTGAGCCAACGCCGCGCGGAAGCCGTGATGAGTTACCTGATCGAAAACCACGACATTTCGCAACGCCGCATCGTGACGCCGCTGGGTTTTGGGGAAGCCCGCCCAGCCGCCGACAATGCCACGCGTGAAGGGCGCAAAGAAAACCGCCGTGTCGAAGTCGCGATTCTCGTGAACAAGGGCCTGACGCCAGCGACGACGACTTCGAGCCTTACTCCGCAACAGTAG